From Methylocystis sp. ATCC 49242, one genomic window encodes:
- a CDS encoding outer membrane protein assembly factor BamE produces MDCMIAAALSRARRGLAENYMTALALRNFSQGASGRAVVRLAAACGVALALSGCLGYEGVINRGAVIDQRKVMQVKPGMTAPQVLTALGTPSTTSTVGGEAWYYVSQRIERSLAFMPQKITDQHVLAVYFDKNKKVTRVADYGMEDGKPIDFLSRTTPVAGPEYHLLQGLLSKISL; encoded by the coding sequence ATGGATTGCATGATCGCCGCGGCGCTGTCGCGGGCGCGGCGAGGTTTGGCGGAGAATTACATGACGGCGCTGGCGTTGCGCAATTTTTCCCAAGGCGCGTCCGGCCGGGCGGTTGTGCGGCTCGCGGCCGCTTGCGGCGTCGCGCTGGCGTTGTCCGGTTGCCTCGGCTACGAGGGCGTCATCAACCGTGGCGCAGTGATCGACCAGCGCAAAGTCATGCAGGTGAAGCCCGGCATGACGGCGCCGCAAGTGCTCACGGCGCTCGGCACTCCCTCGACGACCTCAACCGTCGGCGGCGAAGCGTGGTATTACGTCAGCCAGCGCATCGAGCGGTCGCTCGCCTTCATGCCGCAGAAGATCACCGACCAGCATGTTCTCGCGGTCTATTTCGACAAGAACAAGAAAGTCACGCGCGTCGCCGATTATGGCATGGAGGACGGCAAGCCGATCGATTTCCTGTCGCGCACGACGCCGGTCGCCGGTCCGGAATATCATCTGTTGCAGGGCCTGCTGTCGAAGATTTCCCTCTAA
- a CDS encoding beta-ketoacyl-ACP synthase III — translation MTTVNSQFRSVVLGVGSYLPEKTLTNDELAKLVDTSDEWIVQRTGIKERHIAAKGETTSMLGEKAARAALANAGLQPDDIDLIIVGTSTPDWTFPSTATQIQAALGITHGVAFDLQAVCSGFVFAVATADKFLRSGSHKRALVVGAETFSRIIDWEDRTTCVLFGDGAGAMVLEARASTGSLDERGVLTTHLRSDGRHRAKLHVDGGPSATQTVGHLRMEGKEVFKFAVGKVTDVVADAFAATGITPEQLDWFVPHQANRRIIDMSAQKLGIAPEKVIATVHLHGNTSAASVPLALSVAAADGRIKQGDLVMLEAVGGGFTWGSALIRW, via the coding sequence GTGACGACAGTAAACTCCCAATTCCGCTCTGTCGTCCTCGGCGTGGGCTCCTATCTCCCCGAAAAGACTCTCACCAATGACGAGCTCGCGAAGCTCGTCGACACCAGCGACGAGTGGATCGTCCAGCGGACCGGCATCAAGGAGCGCCATATCGCCGCGAAGGGCGAAACGACCTCCATGCTCGGCGAAAAGGCCGCGCGCGCGGCGCTCGCCAACGCCGGCCTCCAGCCCGACGACATCGATCTGATCATCGTCGGCACCTCGACGCCGGACTGGACCTTCCCCTCGACCGCAACGCAAATTCAGGCTGCGCTCGGCATTACACATGGGGTGGCCTTCGACCTGCAGGCTGTGTGTTCCGGTTTCGTCTTCGCCGTCGCGACGGCGGACAAGTTCCTGCGCTCCGGCTCTCACAAGCGCGCCCTCGTCGTCGGCGCGGAGACGTTTTCACGCATCATCGACTGGGAAGACCGCACGACCTGCGTGCTGTTCGGCGACGGCGCGGGCGCGATGGTGCTCGAGGCGCGGGCGTCGACGGGGAGCCTTGACGAACGCGGCGTGCTGACGACGCATCTGCGCTCGGACGGACGTCATCGCGCCAAACTCCATGTCGACGGCGGGCCTTCCGCCACCCAGACCGTCGGTCACCTGCGCATGGAGGGCAAGGAAGTCTTCAAATTCGCGGTGGGCAAGGTGACCGACGTCGTCGCGGACGCCTTCGCGGCGACGGGAATCACCCCAGAGCAGCTCGACTGGTTCGTGCCGCATCAGGCGAATCGCAGGATCATCGACATGTCGGCGCAAAAGCTGGGAATTGCGCCGGAAAAAGTGATCGCGACCGTGCATTTACACGGTAACACGTCGGCTGCAAGCGTGCCGCTCGCCCTCTCCGTGGCGGCGGCGGATGGCCGCATCAAGCAGGGCGACCTCGTAATGCTCGAAGCGGTCGGCGGCGGCTTTACATGGGGCTCTGCTTTGATCCGCTGGTAA
- the radA gene encoding DNA repair protein RadA translates to MAKSRSVFICQNCGAVASRWQGRCESCGEWNTIVEESDGGPTAVRVTRGRAFELEGLAGDDRPAARIVTGVDEFDRVTGGGFVPGSVLLLGGEPGIGKSTLLIQACAALARRGARVIYISGEEAVAQVRLRASRLNLADAPVELASATQVEDILATCATGKRATLIVIDSIQTMHTELAPSAPGTVTQVRASAQALLRHAKTSGSTIILVGHVTKDGQVAGPRVVEHMVDAVLSFEGDAAHHFRMLRASKNRFGATGEIGVFEMTGLGLAEVANPSALFLAGRDASAPGAAVFAGMEGQRPMLVEIQALVAPTSLGTPRRAVVGFDQNRLSMILAVLEAHGGLKLGMHDVYLNVAGGLRADEPAADLAAAAALVSSLTGAVLPPDQAFFGEIGLSGAIRPVIHAGMRLREAAKLGFHQAVLAQAQQINDDDRRAGLSLRPCADVGQLVATIAQSAPRTRARA, encoded by the coding sequence ATGGCCAAATCGCGCTCAGTCTTCATATGCCAGAATTGCGGCGCCGTCGCCTCGCGCTGGCAGGGCCGCTGCGAGTCATGCGGCGAGTGGAACACCATCGTCGAGGAAAGCGACGGCGGACCGACCGCCGTACGTGTAACGCGTGGACGCGCCTTCGAACTCGAGGGCCTCGCCGGCGACGATCGCCCCGCCGCGCGCATCGTCACCGGAGTGGATGAATTCGACCGGGTCACCGGCGGCGGTTTCGTTCCCGGTTCCGTGTTGCTGCTCGGCGGCGAGCCGGGCATCGGCAAGTCCACGCTGCTGATCCAGGCCTGCGCGGCGCTGGCGCGGCGCGGCGCGCGCGTCATCTATATTTCCGGAGAAGAGGCCGTGGCGCAGGTGCGGCTGCGCGCATCGCGGCTCAATCTCGCCGATGCGCCGGTTGAACTGGCCTCGGCGACCCAGGTCGAGGACATTCTCGCCACCTGCGCGACCGGCAAGCGCGCGACGCTCATCGTCATCGATTCGATCCAGACCATGCACACCGAGCTGGCTCCCTCGGCGCCCGGAACGGTGACTCAAGTCCGCGCGAGCGCGCAGGCGCTGCTGCGCCACGCGAAGACCAGCGGCTCGACCATCATTCTCGTCGGCCATGTCACCAAGGACGGCCAGGTGGCCGGTCCGCGCGTCGTCGAGCACATGGTCGACGCCGTTCTCTCCTTCGAGGGCGACGCCGCGCATCACTTCCGCATGCTGCGGGCGTCGAAGAACAGGTTCGGCGCCACTGGCGAGATCGGCGTCTTCGAGATGACCGGCCTCGGCCTCGCGGAGGTCGCCAATCCATCCGCCCTCTTCCTCGCCGGCCGCGACGCCTCCGCGCCGGGGGCGGCCGTCTTCGCCGGCATGGAGGGGCAACGGCCGATGCTCGTCGAGATCCAGGCGCTGGTCGCGCCGACCTCGCTTGGCACGCCGCGCCGCGCTGTGGTTGGCTTCGACCAGAATCGCTTGTCGATGATCCTCGCGGTGCTGGAGGCGCATGGCGGCCTGAAACTCGGCATGCACGACGTCTATCTCAATGTCGCGGGCGGATTGCGCGCCGACGAACCGGCCGCCGACCTCGCCGCCGCCGCCGCGCTGGTCTCGTCGCTGACCGGCGCCGTGCTGCCGCCGGATCAGGCTTTCTTCGGCGAGATCGGCCTCTCCGGCGCCATCCGTCCGGTGATTCACGCCGGCATGCGGCTGCGGGAAGCGGCCAAACTCGGTTTTCATCAGGCCGTGCTCGCGCAGGCGCAGCAGATCAACGACGACGACCGTCGGGCGGGATTGTCGCTGCGACCCTGCGCCGACGTGGGTCAGCTCGTGGCGACGATCGCGCAGAGCGCCCCCCGCACACGCGCGCGAGCATGA
- a CDS encoding Uma2 family endonuclease, translated as MTATAAKGMSAVEFLAWAETRERGRYELSRGEIFAMAPERAAHVTAKAKIWRALSGAIAKADLPSEAFVDGLGVAIDDQTVYEPDALVNCGEAVAPDSLLAPSPSVIVEVISPSSRNIDTDTKLGDYFRVASVIHYLVVDLGRRLVLHYQRQGEQIVVAFVKDGAIMLDPPGLAIETAEIFS; from the coding sequence ATGACCGCGACCGCCGCCAAAGGTATGAGCGCCGTCGAATTTCTTGCCTGGGCGGAAACCCGGGAGAGAGGGCGCTATGAGCTGTCTCGCGGCGAAATCTTCGCGATGGCGCCGGAGCGCGCGGCTCATGTGACGGCCAAGGCCAAAATCTGGCGCGCCCTGTCGGGAGCCATCGCCAAGGCCGACTTGCCCAGCGAGGCGTTCGTCGACGGCCTCGGCGTGGCGATCGACGACCAGACTGTCTACGAACCCGACGCGCTGGTGAACTGCGGCGAGGCGGTCGCACCGGACTCGCTTCTGGCCCCGTCTCCATCCGTCATTGTGGAAGTGATCTCCCCCTCGTCACGCAATATCGACACGGACACTAAACTTGGCGACTATTTCCGTGTCGCGAGCGTAATCCACTATCTCGTTGTCGATCTCGGACGCCGCCTTGTCCTTCACTATCAACGGCAGGGCGAGCAGATCGTCGTCGCCTTCGTGAAGGACGGCGCGATAATGCTCGATCCGCCCGGCCTCGCAATCGAGACAGCCGAAATTTTCTCATAA
- a CDS encoding SDR family NAD(P)-dependent oxidoreductase, whose amino-acid sequence MTPSPRIALVTGASRGVGRALALELAGAGAHVVALARTQGALEELDDEIRALGGEATLVPCDLADFDALDRLGRALFERWGKLDVFVGNAGVLGPLSPLAHVDVKDWTRVMAVNVTANWRLIRSLDLLLRASGNGRVAFITSAAAHRAAMKPFWGPYAISKAALEAMARTYAVEAAGDGVTVMLANPGPLRTRMRAQAMPGEDPMTLKTPEEFARKCLALLTPEWRESARLYDFPTDRLLDFQAPS is encoded by the coding sequence TTGACCCCCTCCCCCCGTATCGCCCTCGTCACCGGCGCCTCGCGCGGCGTTGGCCGCGCCCTTGCGCTCGAACTCGCCGGCGCCGGCGCTCATGTCGTCGCGCTCGCCCGCACGCAGGGCGCGCTGGAAGAACTCGACGATGAGATTCGCGCGCTTGGCGGCGAGGCGACGCTCGTTCCCTGCGACCTCGCCGATTTCGACGCGCTGGACCGTCTCGGACGGGCGCTGTTCGAACGCTGGGGCAAGCTCGACGTCTTTGTCGGCAATGCGGGCGTGCTCGGGCCGCTGTCGCCGCTCGCCCATGTCGATGTAAAGGACTGGACGCGCGTCATGGCGGTCAACGTCACCGCCAACTGGCGCCTGATCCGCTCGCTCGACCTGCTGTTGCGCGCCTCGGGCAATGGCCGCGTCGCCTTCATCACATCGGCCGCGGCGCATCGCGCTGCGATGAAGCCTTTTTGGGGTCCCTATGCGATCTCGAAGGCGGCGCTGGAGGCGATGGCCCGCACCTACGCCGTCGAGGCGGCGGGCGACGGCGTCACCGTCATGCTCGCCAATCCCGGTCCGCTGCGCACGCGCATGCGCGCCCAGGCGATGCCGGGCGAAGACCCCATGACGCTGAAAACGCCCGAGGAATTCGCAAGAAAATGCCTCGCGCTGCTGACGCCGGAATGGCGCGAGAGCGCGAGGCTGTATGATTTTCCCACCGACCGGCTGCTCGATTTTCAAGCGCCGTCGTGA
- the plsX gene encoding phosphate acyltransferase PlsX, which translates to MPQNVRIALDAMGGDFGPSVTIAGAAIALERRPDSRFLLIGDETAIRAELSNHPRLAERSEVRHSAVAIRMDDKPSQALRYGRRVSSMWMAIEAVKKGEADVAVSAGNTGALMAMSKICLRTMARIDRPALACLWPTLRGQSVVLDVGASMGANASHLVDLAIMGSAMARIILGRARPTVGLLNVGTEEIKGVEEVKAAAAILRESNLPGLEYAGFVEGDGIGMGAVDVVVTEGFTGNITLKTAEGTAKQIAAYLRQAMGGSLLAKLGYLLARGAFQELKSRMDTRSINGGVFLGLEGVVIKSHGGTDSVGFARAVEIGYEMARSDLLNQIRDTVALAHQFEGERAANTSNPPQEAAQ; encoded by the coding sequence ATGCCGCAGAATGTTCGGATCGCGCTCGACGCGATGGGCGGAGATTTCGGCCCGTCAGTGACGATCGCGGGCGCCGCGATCGCGCTCGAAAGACGCCCCGACAGCCGATTCCTGCTCATCGGCGACGAAACGGCGATCCGCGCCGAGCTGTCCAATCACCCTCGCCTCGCCGAACGCTCCGAGGTGCGCCATTCCGCGGTTGCGATCCGCATGGACGACAAGCCGAGCCAGGCCCTGCGCTACGGCCGCCGCGTCTCCTCGATGTGGATGGCCATCGAGGCGGTCAAGAAAGGCGAGGCGGACGTAGCGGTTTCAGCCGGAAACACCGGCGCGCTGATGGCGATGTCGAAAATCTGCCTGCGCACCATGGCGCGCATCGACCGGCCGGCGCTGGCGTGCCTGTGGCCGACCCTGCGCGGCCAGTCCGTCGTGCTCGACGTCGGCGCCTCCATGGGCGCCAACGCCAGCCATCTCGTCGATCTGGCGATCATGGGTTCGGCGATGGCGCGCATCATTCTCGGACGGGCGCGCCCGACTGTGGGCCTGCTCAATGTCGGCACCGAGGAGATCAAGGGCGTCGAGGAGGTCAAGGCCGCCGCCGCTATTCTGCGCGAATCCAATTTGCCCGGTCTCGAATACGCCGGCTTCGTCGAAGGCGACGGCATCGGCATGGGCGCGGTCGACGTCGTGGTGACGGAAGGCTTCACCGGGAACATCACACTGAAGACCGCCGAAGGCACGGCGAAACAGATCGCCGCCTATCTGCGCCAGGCGATGGGCGGGTCGCTCCTCGCAAAGCTCGGCTATCTTCTGGCGCGTGGCGCTTTTCAGGAGCTGAAGTCCCGGATGGACACGCGCTCCATCAACGGAGGCGTGTTCCTCGGCCTCGAGGGCGTCGTCATCAAGAGCCATGGCGGAACCGACTCCGTCGGCTTCGCCCGCGCTGTCGAGATCGGTTACGAAATGGCGCGCAGCGACCTCTTGAACCAGATCCGCGACACCGTCGCGCTGGCGCACCAGTTCGAGGGCGAACGCGCCGCCAATACTTCAAACCCGCCTCAGGAAGCCGCCCAGTGA
- a CDS encoding integration host factor subunit alpha — MRQGEHETKPNGWTIEGNGSPGRTVTRADLADAIHKRLGLPRADSANYVEMVLEEIFDRIVSREDVKLSSFGAFLVRSKKERLGRNPKTGAGAKITARLVVTFKPSNILRSRINGGRSVANGHDDEEE; from the coding sequence ATGCGCCAGGGGGAACACGAAACGAAGCCGAATGGCTGGACAATCGAAGGGAACGGCAGTCCGGGCAGAACCGTTACACGGGCGGATCTTGCCGACGCAATCCACAAGAGGCTGGGATTGCCTCGCGCCGACTCCGCCAACTATGTAGAAATGGTCCTCGAGGAAATATTCGACAGAATTGTTTCGCGTGAGGACGTGAAGCTTTCTTCTTTCGGCGCCTTTCTGGTGCGATCGAAAAAGGAGCGGCTGGGGCGCAATCCCAAGACGGGCGCCGGCGCCAAAATCACCGCGCGGCTGGTCGTGACATTCAAGCCGTCCAACATTCTGCGCTCGAGGATCAACGGCGGGCGGAGCGTCGCCAACGGCCACGACGACGAAGAAGAATAG
- the purF gene encoding amidophosphoribosyltransferase yields MTESPAEYERSLPSEIETTDDLDGDRLREYCGVFGVFDFPDAAAITALGLHALQHRGQEAAGIVTFDNGRFHGERRLGLVGDHFSKESTIKRLPGVAAIGHVRYATTGETMLRNVQPLFAELNTGGFAVAHNGNLTNAQTLRRELIQEGAIFQSTSDTEVILHLVARSRKTQLVDRFIEALRSIEGAYSLVALTNKKLIGARDPLGIRPLVIGELDGKYILASETCALDIIGARFVRDVKNGEIVVISENGLESLEPFPPQPMRPCIFEYIYFARPDSVVHGRPVYEVRKAMGRELARERRIFADVVVPVPDSGVPAALGYSQQSGIPFELGIIRNHYVGRTFIQPTQSVREVGVRMKHSANRCVVEGKRVILIDDSIVRGTTSVKIVQMMRDAGATEVHFLISSPPITNPDYYGIDTPQKEKLLAATHSIEEMREYIGCDSLSFLSVDGIYRAMGEERRDPIRPQFTDHCFTGDYPTALTDLAGENRAQLSLLAEAS; encoded by the coding sequence ATGACGGAGTCACCGGCGGAATACGAACGCTCCCTTCCCAGCGAGATCGAGACGACGGACGATCTCGACGGCGATCGCCTTCGTGAATATTGCGGCGTCTTCGGCGTATTCGATTTCCCCGACGCCGCCGCGATCACCGCGCTTGGCCTGCATGCGCTACAGCATCGCGGTCAGGAGGCGGCGGGCATCGTCACTTTCGACAACGGCCGATTCCACGGCGAACGCCGTCTCGGACTCGTCGGCGACCACTTCTCGAAAGAGAGCACGATCAAGCGCCTGCCCGGCGTCGCGGCGATCGGGCACGTCCGCTACGCGACAACGGGCGAGACAATGCTGCGAAACGTGCAGCCGCTATTCGCCGAATTGAACACGGGCGGATTCGCCGTCGCCCACAATGGCAATCTCACCAACGCCCAGACGCTGCGGCGCGAACTGATCCAGGAAGGGGCAATCTTCCAGTCGACATCCGACACGGAAGTGATCCTCCATCTCGTTGCGCGCAGCCGCAAGACTCAGCTTGTTGACCGCTTCATCGAGGCGCTGCGCTCCATCGAGGGCGCCTATTCACTGGTGGCGCTCACCAACAAGAAGCTCATCGGCGCACGCGATCCGCTCGGCATCCGCCCGCTGGTCATCGGGGAACTCGACGGCAAATATATCCTCGCCTCCGAGACCTGCGCGCTCGACATCATCGGCGCGCGCTTCGTCCGCGACGTGAAGAACGGCGAGATCGTCGTCATCTCCGAGAACGGCCTCGAGAGTCTCGAGCCCTTCCCGCCGCAACCGATGCGGCCCTGCATCTTCGAATATATCTACTTCGCCCGCCCCGATTCCGTCGTGCACGGCCGGCCGGTCTATGAGGTGCGCAAGGCGATGGGCCGCGAGCTTGCGCGCGAGCGGCGCATCTTCGCCGATGTCGTCGTGCCCGTGCCGGACTCCGGCGTGCCGGCGGCGCTGGGCTATTCGCAGCAATCGGGCATTCCCTTCGAGCTCGGCATCATCCGAAACCATTATGTCGGCCGCACCTTCATCCAGCCGACGCAGTCGGTGCGCGAAGTCGGCGTGCGCATGAAGCACAGCGCCAACCGCTGCGTGGTGGAGGGCAAGCGCGTCATTCTCATCGACGACTCCATCGTGCGCGGAACGACCTCGGTGAAGATCGTGCAGATGATGCGCGACGCGGGCGCGACCGAGGTGCACTTCCTCATCTCCTCGCCGCCGATCACCAATCCCGACTATTACGGCATCGATACGCCGCAGAAGGAAAAGCTTCTCGCCGCGACGCATTCGATCGAGGAAATGCGTGAATACATCGGCTGCGACTCGCTCTCGTTCCTGTCGGTCGACGGAATCTACCGCGCCATGGGCGAAGAGCGGCGTGATCCCATCCGTCCGCAATTTACCGACCATTGTTTCACGGGCGACTATCCGACGGCGCTGACCGACCTCGCCGGCGAGAACCGCGCGCAACTGTCGCTGCTGGCCGAGGCGAGTTGA
- a CDS encoding EcsC family protein: protein MATQLPVLFEPGLSGSDHEALRAAVAALERQSFVARLAGLAGGKMGVVGLALSPKLQEAASLAAQKALTAALSVALTSLEDARPGNSTRFHLRLAALTGGVGGAVGLAALPIELPLSTTIMLRSIADIARHEGENLREPATALACLEVFALGAHAAEGNLLEGGYLAVRSILAKSVSDAARFVTVRGVAQESAPAMVRLVAQIAGRFGVVVSQKAAAQAAPLIGALSGAAINVAFTDHFQTLARGHFTMRRLERVYNPVMVRAEYARIAREEGYWEDPSQAA, encoded by the coding sequence ATGGCGACCCAACTGCCCGTCCTTTTCGAACCCGGACTTTCCGGTTCGGATCACGAGGCGCTGCGCGCCGCGGTGGCGGCCCTGGAGCGGCAGAGTTTTGTCGCGCGCCTCGCGGGCCTTGCAGGCGGGAAGATGGGCGTCGTCGGCCTCGCGCTGTCTCCAAAGCTGCAGGAAGCAGCCTCCCTTGCGGCGCAAAAGGCCCTGACCGCCGCCCTGAGCGTGGCCCTGACAAGCCTGGAGGACGCGCGGCCGGGCAATTCTACGCGCTTCCACCTCCGGCTCGCGGCCCTGACCGGGGGCGTCGGCGGCGCCGTCGGGCTCGCCGCCCTGCCGATCGAACTGCCCCTGTCCACGACCATCATGCTTCGCTCCATCGCCGACATCGCCCGCCATGAGGGCGAAAACCTGCGTGAGCCGGCGACCGCCCTCGCCTGCCTCGAGGTCTTTGCGCTCGGCGCCCATGCGGCGGAGGGAAATCTTCTCGAGGGCGGCTATCTCGCCGTCCGATCGATTCTGGCGAAATCCGTCAGCGACGCCGCGCGTTTTGTCACCGTGCGCGGCGTGGCGCAGGAAAGCGCGCCGGCGATGGTTCGGCTGGTCGCCCAGATCGCCGGCCGCTTCGGCGTGGTGGTTTCGCAGAAGGCGGCCGCGCAGGCCGCGCCATTGATCGGGGCCTTGAGCGGCGCGGCGATCAATGTCGCCTTCACCGACCATTTCCAGACCCTCGCGCGGGGCCATTTCACGATGCGGCGGCTGGAGCGCGTTTATAATCCGGTCATGGTGCGCGCCGAATATGCGCGGATCGCGCGCGAGGAAGGCTATTGGGAAGATCCCTCCCAGGCGGCGTGA
- a CDS encoding DUF992 domain-containing protein, with the protein MSKRFTLAQALGGACILALLAPGAAFAGDRIGSLTCRLLGSGLSVLIENQQMDCIYRDDAEGAEPAHYTGTLTKVGPNITINGQGELAWGVVAATGHIGPGALAGNYVGPGVSAKVGVGGGGAMLVGGSDNTFSLQPFNVQAGAGLGWTAGVESLTLTYVPPPPPPAPHRHHHHHHHHHHHH; encoded by the coding sequence ATGTCGAAACGCTTCACTTTGGCCCAGGCCCTCGGCGGCGCCTGCATTCTGGCGCTGCTCGCGCCGGGCGCCGCCTTCGCCGGGGACCGCATCGGCTCGCTGACCTGCCGTCTTCTCGGCAGCGGCCTCAGCGTCCTGATCGAAAATCAGCAGATGGATTGTATCTACCGTGACGACGCCGAAGGCGCCGAACCGGCGCATTACACCGGCACGCTGACCAAGGTCGGCCCCAACATCACGATCAATGGTCAGGGCGAACTGGCCTGGGGCGTTGTCGCGGCGACCGGTCATATCGGCCCCGGAGCGCTGGCCGGCAATTATGTTGGCCCGGGCGTTTCCGCCAAGGTTGGCGTCGGCGGCGGCGGAGCAATGCTCGTCGGCGGCTCCGACAACACCTTCTCGCTGCAGCCCTTCAACGTGCAGGCCGGCGCCGGCCTCGGCTGGACGGCGGGCGTCGAGAGCCTGACGCTCACCTATGTGCCGCCGCCGCCCCCGCCCGCGCCGCACCGTCACCACCATCATCATCACCATCATCACCATCATCATTGA
- a CDS encoding CvpA family protein: MPSYLDLAVIIIVLVSGMLALLRGFTREVLAILSWVVAAAAAYYLHPMAMPYIKPYISKDEIALAAAVASVFFVALILVSIVTVKLSDLILDSKIGALDRTLGFVFGAARGVLLAIVAFAFYGWLVPEANQPEWVRNARAKPILQAGGDKLREMLPDDVDSIVAKIKAKKGSSTTIEAPPAEGEPEKSPEAAPGEEKKTEP; the protein is encoded by the coding sequence ATGCCGTCATATCTTGATCTGGCAGTGATTATCATCGTTCTGGTGTCTGGCATGCTGGCCCTGCTGCGCGGCTTCACCCGCGAGGTTCTGGCGATCCTCTCCTGGGTCGTCGCGGCGGCGGCGGCCTATTATTTGCACCCGATGGCGATGCCTTACATCAAACCCTATATTTCCAAGGACGAAATTGCGCTGGCTGCGGCCGTGGCCTCGGTGTTCTTCGTCGCGCTGATTCTGGTGTCGATCGTGACCGTCAAGCTGTCGGACCTGATCCTGGACTCGAAGATCGGCGCGTTGGACCGAACCCTCGGCTTCGTCTTCGGCGCGGCGCGCGGCGTGCTGCTCGCAATCGTCGCCTTCGCCTTCTACGGCTGGCTGGTTCCCGAGGCCAATCAGCCGGAATGGGTGCGCAACGCGCGCGCCAAGCCGATCCTGCAGGCGGGTGGCGACAAGCTGCGCGAAATGCTGCCGGACGACGTCGACAGCATCGTCGCCAAGATAAAGGCGAAGAAGGGCTCGTCCACGACGATAGAGGCGCCGCCCGCGGAGGGGGAGCCGGAGAAGTCGCCCGAAGCCGCGCCCGGCGAAGAGAAGAAGACCGAGCCATAA
- a CDS encoding DUF177 domain-containing protein, producing the protein MRHESHDSHAAHSRPLSLAEVPPEGLDIQLVATEAERAALAELNGLPAILSLEATLRAKRWRGDGLDIEGEVRARIRQTCVVTLDEFESDVAEPLHLRFAPPQDAPRSRPHHDSSGEEHAHDALGEDPPDPLIGGAADLGAVVSEFLTLALDPYPRKPGVEFVEPAPSTPDENVSPFAKLRAAVGNKTPADGN; encoded by the coding sequence ATGAGACACGAGTCCCACGACAGTCATGCGGCGCACTCGCGCCCGTTGTCTCTGGCCGAGGTTCCCCCGGAGGGCCTCGACATCCAGCTCGTCGCGACGGAAGCCGAACGCGCGGCGCTCGCCGAACTCAACGGCCTGCCCGCCATCCTCTCACTGGAAGCGACCTTGCGTGCAAAACGCTGGCGCGGCGACGGCCTCGACATCGAGGGCGAAGTCCGCGCCCGCATCCGCCAGACCTGCGTGGTGACGCTCGATGAGTTCGAGTCGGACGTCGCCGAGCCATTGCACCTGCGCTTCGCGCCGCCGCAGGACGCCCCGCGCAGCCGGCCCCACCACGACTCGTCCGGCGAGGAGCACGCTCATGACGCGCTGGGCGAAGACCCGCCGGATCCGCTGATCGGCGGCGCGGCGGACCTCGGGGCGGTCGTTTCCGAATTCCTGACGCTGGCGCTGGACCCCTACCCGCGCAAACCCGGCGTCGAATTCGTCGAGCCCGCCCCTTCGACGCCGGACGAGAACGTTTCCCCCTTCGCCAAGTTGCGGGCGGCTGTCGGGAACAAGACGCCAGCCGACGGAAACTGA